GCAACAACGCTAATTAAAGTTTAATCAACACAATCAAAGTGGTAAAACGTGAAAAATTTTTTATTTTGTTTACTTTGTTTTTTGGCAGTTAACATATTTGCCGCTACGCCTCAATTTTATAGTAATAACCTTAATCATTGTAAGATTACTAGAAATATATTAAATGATTATGAACCGAAAGTTTTTGAATCCACCAATAACTTACTTCGTAAAACAGGTCAATTATCTAAATATAACGGCGAAAAAATTTTAATAAAGGGTAGGGTGCTGGATCAGAATTGTGTACCGGTGTCAGATGCAAAAGTATATTTATGGCAAGCCGGGCAAGACGGAAGATATCCGTATGAGCCTTTGCGGTTGCGGGTCGATAAAAAAAGATTCTACGCTAATAGTAATTC
This genomic window from Rickettsia endosymbiont of Ceutorhynchus obstrictus contains:
- a CDS encoding dioxygenase, which translates into the protein MKNFLFCLLCFLAVNIFAATPQFYSNNLNHCKITRNILNDYEPKVFESTNNLLRKTGQLSKYNGEKILIKGRVLDQNCVPVSDAKVYLWQAGQDGRYPYEPLRLRVDKKRFYANSNSSFTGSGTATTNNKGEYYFISMLSPRFKNANIRVEHSSLKTLQTRLELSDKNICECECGEMNPDLFTAEQEIKAYCFDLVLQGTTLKRY